The Alkalihalobacillus sp. LMS6 genomic interval ACGGAAAATCGGCCATATTCCATCCTCCTCTTCTACATCTCTTCTACGTATACGTGTGGAAAAGAGAGAAGTTTCACTCTCGTTCAAGATGACTTCGAAGAAAATCTTTTACCGAACTAGCTGTTTTCATTCCTTTTAACTTCGTTTCTTTTAAGCTAATTGATTGTTTTGCAAGAATGGGCGATATTCCTGTTAGCACGGTGTCCGTTCCGACAAGTTGTAAAATATCTCGTAAGCGAAAAATGCCTTCAACAACATATTCGTCGAAATCTTCCAATCCTGAAACATCGACAATTAATGTTGATAGATCGAGTTTGGAGGTTTCTTTTGTGACGGTATTAAACATATGGTCAAAGCGTTCCTTACCAAACTCCCCTACGAGTGGAATAACTGCAATTCCGTTAACTAATGGAACAATAGGTGTGGAAATCGTGTCAATTCGCTGCACGGTATCAAAATAGCTTAATTCGACTTCTTTTTGAACGGAAACATCTTTTTGAATCCCGATAAAATATTTCACTTCAGGTTGATCAAGCGTGACACATTCAATGTTTAATTCATTCCAGAAAAAACTTCCATCTTTGCGATAATTAATAATTTCAACTGAAATGGACTCATCGTTGCGAATGGCTTCTCTAATTTGATCAACTTTTTCTCTATCTGTGTCTTCCCCTTGAAGAAAACGACAGTTTGTCCCAATGACTTCCGATTCTTCATACCCTGTCATATCCGTGAATCCTTGGTTAGCATAGACAATTGGATTATCATCTTGAGACGGATCTGTGACAAGAACACCTACTTTTGTTTGGTCTAAGAGTCGTGTTAAAAGTTGAGACTTATTAAACAACTGTTCCATATTAACACCTCGAATGTATTCAGATTCAATAAAGATGTTTTCCCAACAAATCAATGAATTAAACAAACGCTTTCGTAGATTTAAGCGCATCTTCATTCAATTTCATGTAAAATGGTACAGAATGATAATAGAGTGAGGGACGTAAGATGAGAGATTTTATGGAGCAAGCAAAGTTAAGTGTTCAACTTCCAAAAAAGAAAGCCGTCTTTCAATTAAATCGGACTCGAATCGGTGTCCCGTTTTTTTATGTTGGTATTTGGCTCGTCTTTATTTGTATACCGTTATCGGTTCAGTCGTATTGGAATGCGGAAGGTGTGCTAGGAGAATTGGCAGTACCTATTTATTTTGTCTATTTTCTATTTGTGTTCTTCCCAATTTTCGCTGGTGCCATTTACTTTTTACTTGCCGCAATTGCCGCAATTGCACTGACATTGGCAAAGTTATTGGAACGAAAGCTGACTTTTTTAATGATGTTTAAACTGGCATCATTTGCAGCGACTTTTCCGCTGATTGGATATGGAGTCTTTCTTTTTATTGACGAAGGGATTGCAACACTCTGGATATGGCCAAGTGTGGCGTTTCTATTCTTTGTTTTAGTTCGATCCATTTTTCATTATCCGAAGCAAAAAAATAAACGAAAGGGACTGATGAAATGATAATCGAACGAACGGAAGATTGGGTGAAGGAACGTTTGGCCCACGATACGACGGGGCATGATTGGTACCATATTGATCGTGTGAGAAAAGTAGCGGTAATGTTAGCTGAAAAAGAGAATGCTGATCAACAAATTGTAGAACTGGCGGCATTGCTTCACGACACCATTGACGATAAAATCGTCGCAAATGAACAAGTAGCGGTTGAAGAGGTGAAGAAATTTTTGGTTGAACAAGGGCTACCAAAACCGGCATTGTATAAAGTGCTTGCCATTATTCAAACCATTTCTTTTAGCAAGGGGCAGGAGCTTTCGCTACTTGAAGCAAAAATTGTGCAAGATGCTGATCGACTTGATGCGATTGGTGCGATTGGGATTGCGAGAACGTTTCAATATTCCGGAGCAAGGAACCAACCTATCTATGATCCAACTCTTTCCGTACGAGGACAAATGACAAGGGAAGAATATCGCCATGGAAAATCATCAGCCATTAATCATTTTTATGAGAAACTATTACAATTAAAAGATGGTCTGCATACGCAAACGGCAAAAGAAGTCGCCGAAAAGCGGCATGCACTTATGGAGCAATTTTTAGATCAATTTTTTCTAGAGTGGGAAGGAAACGCCTAGAACATTAGCTTATCGATCCATTCGATGAGCTAGTTTTATATTAAAAAGGCAAATTGACAAGTATTAGAAGTTATGAAAAAATGAAAGCGATGTCAATATGATGAATTTCATATTAAGTAGTAGTCATTTTTACGAATGATAACAGCAACATTTTTGCAACATTCGCTTTATTGAATGGCGACGACTCCTAGGGGAACAGCACGTGACCGAAGACAATGGAGCGTTTTTTGCGGTGGCTGAGGCCTTGCCTGTGGTGAAAGCGTTCGCCATTTTAAATAGAGTGTACGTCATTTCGAATCAAACTCGAATTATGAAATTAGCTCAATAAATTAAATTATTTTACTTTTTTTCATAATCAGACAGGAGGGGTGAAATGAGAACTCGATTTGGATGGATGAGCATTTGTGTTTCATCAGTAATGCTAACAAGTTGTTTAGCACAAACGGAAACTGTAAGTGAAACCGATGTACCAGAAGGAGATGTTACGGTTTGGGCTTGGAACTTAGAAGCTGATTATTTAATCGATATTGTGCCAGCATTTGAAGAACAGTATCCAGATATTAATGTGAATGTGATGAAACTTAGTGGTGATCAAGTATATCAGCGGCTCACCACAGGACTGGCGGCTGGAGTAGAAAGTCAGTTACCTGATCTAGTACAAGTCGAAAACCAACGGATCGATTTGTATATGGACAATTTTGCTGAAAGTTTTGTCAATCTGTCGGAAATGGGCTTTGACGAACATCAAGATAAATTTGTGGAAGGGAAAATTGCGCCGTTAATCAATAATGATGGAGGTGTAATGGCTTTTCCTCGAGACACTGGACCAATGGCGGTTTTCTATCGTCAGGATTTATTTGAAGAGGCTGGGATCGATCCCGCATCAATTGTGACATGGGACGACTACATTCAAGCGGGTAAAGAAATGCGTGAAGATACGGGCATGTTCATGACTGGGATTCAATTAAATGGCGACACCAGTTTTTATCGCGCTATGCTGCAACAGCACGATTTGTTTTATTTTGATTTGGATGGCAACGTAACAGCGAATACTGAAGCCGCGCATAAATCGATGCAAACATTAAAAGAAATGGAAGATGTGAATATGTTGTTACACGCAGCTACCGGTGAAGAGATCAATGCAGCCATTAAGAATGATGCGGTTGCTTCTGTAATCAGTGGATCGTGGCAAAAAGGAATCATAGAAGACCAGATGCCTGAACAAGAAGGATTATGGCGAGTGATGCATTTACCAGCATTTGAAGAGGGAGGAAGTACGGCAGCAAATGATGGAGGGTCAAATTTAGCGATAACAGAAGTGTCCACGAACAAAGAAGCGGCTTACTTATTCGGAGAATTTGCGAGTGTTCACGTGGATAATCAAGTATATGGCGCTTTAGCTTATGGTGCTTATCCAGCTTTAATTGAAGCGATCGACCGCCCTGAAATGCGTGAAGGGATCGATTTCTACGGCGGACAAGAGATCTTTGATGTTTTTGCTGAAGAGGCACTGAATCTGCCCGTTGTGAATTTCACCGATGACTATTTAAGAGGGCAGAACAATTTTAATGATGCAATTGGTCGGGTGATTTTGCAAGATGTCGCAATTGAGGATGCCCTTAATACGACAGCAAATCGATTAGAGTCTGCAACGGGACGGGGGTCGAGCGATGAGTGAGCGGGCATTATCAAACAAATCTACACCGATTCGTAAAAAGAAGAAGAACAATCGTTCAACAGGTGGTCTTGCGCCTTATATTTTTATTGCACCAGCGGTTATTTTGTTTGTTTTATTCACAGGATATCCAATTGTTTACTCGCTCATTTTAAGTTTTACGACAAATGAGGCAGGCGTGAATGTGTTTGCTGGATTTGATAACTACATTAGGCTCTTTCAAGACACGTTGTTTTACGAGTCGTTATTTAACACATTTATTATTTTAATCGTGCAAGTACCTGTTATGACGATGCTTGCAGTCATTCTTGCAAATGTTCTTCATAGTGGTATACATAAGTATAAAGGGGTTCTACGTGTCGCTTTTTTCACCCCTACGGTAACATCGTTAGT includes:
- a CDS encoding ABC transporter substrate-binding protein, with the protein product MRTRFGWMSICVSSVMLTSCLAQTETVSETDVPEGDVTVWAWNLEADYLIDIVPAFEEQYPDINVNVMKLSGDQVYQRLTTGLAAGVESQLPDLVQVENQRIDLYMDNFAESFVNLSEMGFDEHQDKFVEGKIAPLINNDGGVMAFPRDTGPMAVFYRQDLFEEAGIDPASIVTWDDYIQAGKEMREDTGMFMTGIQLNGDTSFYRAMLQQHDLFYFDLDGNVTANTEAAHKSMQTLKEMEDVNMLLHAATGEEINAAIKNDAVASVISGSWQKGIIEDQMPEQEGLWRVMHLPAFEEGGSTAANDGGSNLAITEVSTNKEAAYLFGEFASVHVDNQVYGALAYGAYPALIEAIDRPEMREGIDFYGGQEIFDVFAEEALNLPVVNFTDDYLRGQNNFNDAIGRVILQDVAIEDALNTTANRLESATGRGSSDE
- a CDS encoding PAS domain-containing protein, with amino-acid sequence MEQLFNKSQLLTRLLDQTKVGVLVTDPSQDDNPIVYANQGFTDMTGYEESEVIGTNCRFLQGEDTDREKVDQIREAIRNDESISVEIINYRKDGSFFWNELNIECVTLDQPEVKYFIGIQKDVSVQKEVELSYFDTVQRIDTISTPIVPLVNGIAVIPLVGEFGKERFDHMFNTVTKETSKLDLSTLIVDVSGLEDFDEYVVEGIFRLRDILQLVGTDTVLTGISPILAKQSISLKETKLKGMKTASSVKDFLRSHLERE
- a CDS encoding HD domain-containing protein; translated protein: MIIERTEDWVKERLAHDTTGHDWYHIDRVRKVAVMLAEKENADQQIVELAALLHDTIDDKIVANEQVAVEEVKKFLVEQGLPKPALYKVLAIIQTISFSKGQELSLLEAKIVQDADRLDAIGAIGIARTFQYSGARNQPIYDPTLSVRGQMTREEYRHGKSSAINHFYEKLLQLKDGLHTQTAKEVAEKRHALMEQFLDQFFLEWEGNA